A single region of the Gammaproteobacteria bacterium genome encodes:
- a CDS encoding DUF6364 family protein gives MQTKLTLRLDDNLIEQAKRYAKQNDKSLSQVVADYFQFLNQKKQPNKIPPITRSLIGLLESQQGDEEEYKKHLEQKYL, from the coding sequence ATGCAGACCAAGCTCACCTTACGCCTAGATGACAACCTCATCGAGCAGGCAAAACGTTATGCCAAGCAGAACGACAAATCACTTTCTCAAGTCGTGGCCGACTACTTTCAGTTTCTGAACCAGAAAAAACAGCCCAATAAAATCCCCCCCATCACTCGTTCACTCATTGGCTTATTAGAGTCGCAACAAGGCGATGAAGAAGAGTACAAAAAACATCTAGAGCAAAAGTACCTTTGA
- the trpD gene encoding anthranilate phosphoribosyltransferase: protein MSMHTAITTVMEHHDLSSEMMTDTMRLIMTGHATDAQIGGFLIGLRMKGETVDEIVAAARVMRELASKVPVSGEHLVDTCGTGGDASGSFNISTASAFVAAAAGAQVAKHGNRSVSSKSGSADVLEAAGVNLDLSPEQVAHCIEEIGVGFLFAPKHHSAMKHAIGPRKEMAVRTLFNVLGPLTNPASAPNQVLGVFDADWVEPLAEVLKQLGSRHVMVVHAVDGLDEISIASETLVAELKGGEIKTYQLSPEQFALPRADLSHIRVDGAQESLAMIQSVLANEATPARDIVALNAGAALYVSGITTTLEAGVEKALEVIASGEAAERLAKLVALSQA from the coding sequence ATGAGCATGCACACCGCCATTACCACCGTGATGGAACACCACGATCTCAGCAGCGAAATGATGACTGACACCATGCGTTTGATCATGACCGGTCACGCCACCGACGCACAAATTGGTGGCTTTCTGATCGGCTTACGAATGAAAGGCGAGACCGTCGATGAAATCGTAGCTGCCGCCCGCGTCATGCGCGAACTGGCCAGCAAAGTGCCGGTCTCCGGCGAACATTTAGTGGACACCTGCGGTACTGGCGGCGATGCCTCAGGCAGCTTCAACATCTCCACCGCCAGCGCCTTTGTTGCCGCAGCGGCAGGCGCACAGGTGGCCAAACACGGCAACCGCTCCGTCTCCAGCAAATCCGGCAGCGCCGACGTGCTGGAAGCGGCAGGGGTCAATCTCGACCTCAGCCCCGAACAAGTCGCGCACTGCATCGAAGAGATCGGCGTTGGGTTTCTGTTTGCCCCCAAACACCACAGCGCGATGAAACACGCCATCGGGCCGCGTAAAGAGATGGCGGTACGCACCCTCTTTAATGTGCTCGGCCCACTGACCAACCCTGCTTCTGCGCCCAATCAAGTGCTGGGGGTTTTCGATGCCGATTGGGTCGAACCCTTAGCCGAAGTGTTAAAACAACTCGGCAGTCGCCATGTGATGGTGGTTCACGCTGTGGACGGTCTGGATGAGATCAGCATCGCCTCGGAGACCTTAGTGGCCGAGCTGAAAGGTGGCGAGATTAAAACCTATCAACTCAGCCCCGAACAGTTCGCCCTGCCACGCGCCGATCTGAGCCACATCCGCGTCGATGGTGCTCAAGAGAGTCTGGCCATGATCCAATCGGTACTGGCCAACGAAGCCACCCCCGCCCGCGACATTGTCGCTCTGAACGCCGGAGCGGCCCTTTATGTTTCGGGCATCACAACCACCTTAGAAGCGGGAGTGGAAAAGGCGCTGGAAGTGATCGCCAGCGGTGAAGCGGCGGAACGTTTAGCGAAGTTAGTAGCCCTAAGCCAAGCCTAA
- a CDS encoding aminodeoxychorismate/anthranilate synthase component II, which translates to MVLMIDNYDSFTYNLVQYLGELGAEVVVQRNDQITLEQIEALNPERIMISPSPCTPNEAGISMQTIEHYTGKLPILGVCLGHQSIGQVFGGNIVHAKEIMHGKTSLIHHHGSGVFQGLSNPYQATRYHSLVIETASLPNCLEVTAWTENEAGERDEIMGVRHKSLPIEGVQFHPESILTQHGHDLLANFLKM; encoded by the coding sequence ATGGTCTTGATGATCGACAACTACGATTCATTCACCTACAACTTGGTGCAATACCTCGGCGAGCTGGGCGCAGAGGTCGTGGTGCAGCGCAACGATCAAATCACACTCGAACAGATCGAGGCGCTGAACCCTGAACGCATTATGATCTCCCCTAGCCCTTGCACCCCCAATGAAGCGGGCATCTCCATGCAGACCATTGAACACTACACAGGCAAGCTGCCGATTCTGGGGGTCTGCTTGGGGCATCAGAGCATCGGCCAGGTGTTTGGTGGCAACATCGTCCACGCCAAAGAGATCATGCACGGCAAAACCTCGCTGATTCATCACCACGGCAGCGGCGTTTTTCAGGGTTTGAGCAACCCGTATCAAGCAACCCGTTACCACTCACTGGTGATCGAAACAGCCTCGCTGCCCAACTGCTTGGAGGTCACCGCGTGGACTGAAAACGAAGCCGGTGAGCGGGATGAGATCATGGGCGTACGCCACAAAAGCCTGCCCATCGAAGGCGTGCAGTTTCACCCCGAATCCATCTTGACCCAACACGGTCACGACCTTCTCGCCAATTTTTTAAAGATGTAA
- the trpE gene encoding anthranilate synthase component I: MTPQQFKKFSQQGYNRIPLSREVLADLDTPLSTYLKLANGPYSYLFESVHGGEKWGRYSIIGLPCRQVIKVIGQQIEVERDGTLIHTETVADPLAWIETEQAKYRVPEIEGLPRFSGGLVGYFGYDTVRYIEPRLGVCTKPDELNTPDILLMLSEEVVVFDNLSGTLSIIVQVDPQTENAYHVGQQRLDQLQKKLASAPNHDGYQTLKTPRSVQESDFISGFTETGYKAAVAKAREYIIDGDVMQVVLSQRLSIPFQAPPLDLYRALRNLNPSPYMYYLDLQDHQVVGSSPEILVRLEENEVTVRPIAGTRPRGVDERHDLALEKELLADPKERAEHLMLIDLGRNDAGRVSQTGSVKLTDKMIIERYSHVMHIVSNVTGTLKPNLSAMDVLRATFPAGTVSGAPKVRAMEIIDELEPVKRGIYSGAVGYLSWNGNMDTAIAIRTAVIKEGKLHIQAGAGIVYDSVPESEWAETMNKGRAVFRAVSKAEAGLNGGHRHR; encoded by the coding sequence ATGACCCCCCAACAATTCAAAAAATTTAGCCAACAAGGTTACAACCGCATCCCTCTCAGTCGTGAGGTATTGGCGGATCTGGACACCCCTCTCTCCACCTACCTAAAATTGGCCAATGGCCCTTACTCCTATCTGTTTGAATCGGTACACGGCGGTGAAAAGTGGGGACGTTACTCCATCATCGGTCTGCCCTGCCGTCAGGTCATTAAGGTTATTGGTCAACAAATCGAAGTCGAACGGGACGGCACGCTCATTCACACCGAAACCGTGGCCGACCCGCTGGCTTGGATCGAAACGGAACAGGCAAAATACCGCGTTCCCGAAATCGAAGGATTGCCTCGCTTCAGCGGTGGCTTGGTGGGCTATTTTGGTTACGATACGGTGCGTTACATCGAGCCTCGATTGGGTGTCTGCACAAAACCCGATGAGCTAAACACACCCGATATTTTATTGATGCTCTCCGAAGAAGTGGTGGTGTTTGATAACTTAAGCGGCACACTTTCCATCATCGTGCAGGTCGATCCACAAACAGAAAACGCCTACCACGTCGGACAGCAACGGCTGGATCAACTGCAAAAAAAGCTCGCCAGCGCCCCAAACCACGACGGCTATCAAACTCTGAAAACGCCGCGTTCAGTACAAGAAAGCGACTTTATCTCTGGCTTCACCGAGACCGGTTACAAAGCGGCTGTTGCTAAAGCCCGTGAATACATTATTGACGGCGATGTTATGCAGGTGGTGCTGTCCCAACGGCTTTCAATCCCCTTTCAAGCCCCACCGTTGGATCTCTACCGCGCCCTGCGCAACTTAAACCCATCGCCCTACATGTATTATCTCGACCTACAGGATCATCAAGTCGTCGGCTCCTCACCGGAAATCTTAGTGCGTCTGGAAGAAAACGAAGTCACCGTGCGCCCCATCGCCGGAACTCGGCCTCGGGGCGTGGATGAACGCCACGATTTGGCACTGGAAAAAGAGCTGTTGGCCGACCCGAAAGAGCGGGCGGAACATCTGATGCTGATCGACTTAGGCCGCAACGATGCAGGCCGGGTGAGCCAAACCGGCAGCGTCAAGTTAACCGATAAAATGATCATCGAACGCTACTCCCATGTGATGCACATCGTCTCCAACGTCACCGGCACGCTGAAACCCAACCTCAGCGCGATGGACGTTTTGCGCGCCACCTTTCCCGCCGGAACCGTCAGCGGCGCACCCAAAGTGCGCGCAATGGAGATCATCGACGAACTGGAGCCGGTCAAACGCGGCATCTACTCCGGTGCAGTGGGTTATCTTTCATGGAACGGCAACATGGACACCGCCATCGCCATTCGCACCGCCGTGATCAAAGAGGGCAAGCTGCACATTCAAGCGGGTGCGGGCATCGTTTATGATTCAGTGCCAGAAAGCGAATGGGCAGAAACCATGAACAAAGGCCGCGCCGTCTTTCGCGCCGTAAGCAAAGCTGAGGCCGGTCTTAATGGCGGCCATCGTCATCGCTAA
- a CDS encoding phosphoglycolate phosphatase, which yields MALRKPKMLLIDVDGTLVDSVPDLAYCIDQMMIALDLPIRGEAAVRQWVGNGVERLVKRGLLNQLDGEPEATLYAKALPIFMDLYADNTSKRSCLYPGVVEGLAYMQKAGYQIGCVTNKAAQFTLPLLKDLGIFDYFEIIVSGDTLAKKKPDPLPLLHAAEKMGVAPTDAMMLGDSKSDVKAARAAGFQIICMSYGYNHGEDIRNYNPDAVVDSMQEIEALLEQ from the coding sequence ATGGCTCTTCGCAAACCCAAAATGCTGTTGATTGACGTTGACGGCACACTGGTGGACAGCGTGCCCGATCTGGCCTACTGCATTGATCAAATGATGATCGCGCTGGATCTGCCCATTCGAGGTGAAGCAGCGGTGCGCCAATGGGTCGGCAACGGCGTTGAACGACTGGTGAAACGCGGCCTCCTGAACCAACTGGATGGGGAGCCTGAAGCGACGTTGTACGCCAAAGCGTTACCGATCTTTATGGATCTGTACGCCGACAACACCAGCAAACGCAGCTGCCTCTATCCTGGGGTGGTCGAGGGTTTGGCTTACATGCAAAAAGCCGGTTATCAGATCGGCTGTGTGACCAACAAAGCGGCGCAGTTCACCCTGCCGCTGCTAAAAGATCTGGGCATTTTTGACTATTTTGAGATCATCGTCAGTGGCGATACCTTGGCGAAGAAAAAGCCCGACCCCCTGCCCCTGCTGCACGCCGCAGAAAAAATGGGCGTAGCACCAACAGATGCGATGATGTTAGGTGATTCCAAAAGTGACGTTAAAGCGGCACGAGCGGCGGGTTTTCAGATCATTTGCATGAGCTACGGTTACAATCACGGCGAAGACATTCGCAACTACAACCCCGATGCCGTGGTGGACTCGATGCAAGAGATCGAAGCCCTGCTAGAACAGTAG
- the rpe gene encoding ribulose-phosphate 3-epimerase, with product MATDLIAPSILSADFARLGEEVDNVLASGADVVHFDVMDNHYVPNLTIGPLVCDALRSHGVTADIDVHLMVKPVDRIIPDFAKAGASYITFHPEASEHVDRTLQLIKENGCKSGLVFNPATSLDALKYVLDKVDVVLLMSVNPGFGGQSFIPATLDKLREARKLIDESGYDIRLEVDGGVKTNNIREIKEAGADMFVAGSAIFGAKNSSDTNVYNTILADMRAELAKAGS from the coding sequence ATGGCTACAGACTTAATTGCACCCTCCATCCTATCCGCTGACTTTGCTCGTTTAGGAGAAGAGGTCGATAACGTTTTGGCCTCTGGCGCGGACGTGGTTCACTTTGATGTGATGGACAACCACTACGTTCCCAACCTGACCATCGGGCCGTTGGTGTGTGACGCTCTGCGCAGCCACGGCGTGACCGCTGACATTGATGTGCATTTGATGGTCAAACCCGTTGATCGCATCATCCCTGATTTTGCCAAAGCCGGTGCCAGCTACATCACCTTCCACCCCGAAGCCTCAGAACACGTTGATCGTACCTTGCAGTTAATCAAAGAGAACGGCTGTAAATCCGGTCTGGTTTTCAACCCTGCGACTTCTCTAGACGCACTCAAATACGTACTGGACAAAGTCGATGTCGTTTTGTTGATGTCCGTTAACCCCGGTTTTGGCGGTCAAAGTTTCATCCCTGCCACCCTCGACAAACTGCGTGAAGCACGCAAACTGATTGACGAGTCCGGTTACGACATCCGTTTGGAAGTGGATGGCGGCGTGAAAACCAACAACATCCGCGAAATCAAAGAAGCAGGTGCCGATATGTTTGTCGCCGGTTCTGCCATTTTCGGTGCTAAAAACAGCAGCGATACCAACGTCTACAACACCATTTTGGCTGACATGCGCGCCGAACTGGCCAAAGCAGGCAGCTAA